The following proteins come from a genomic window of Panicum hallii strain FIL2 chromosome 8, PHallii_v3.1, whole genome shotgun sequence:
- the LOC112903694 gene encoding uncharacterized protein LOC112903694, which yields MKQYLTSLPVLVAPDPGETLFMYLAAMTEVISMVLVDERFGVPNRIIIDNGTQFKSQHFQEYCEEIGIQLYFTSVAHPRSNGQVEQANAEILRGLKIRTYNDLEKHGAKWNRTTPSQATVETPFFLDYEADACLPPEITMGSLRVQAFDEEL from the exons atgaagcagtatctCACCTCCCTGCCGGTCCTAGTGgctccggacccaggtgagacgctGTTTATGTACCTTGCAGCGATgactgaagtgatcagcatggtgctggtcgatGAGAG gttcggggtcccgaaccgaatTATCATCGACAACGGgacccagttcaagagccagcacTTTCAAGAGTACTGCGAGGAGATCGGCATCCAGCTCTACTTCACTTCTGTGgcacatcccaggagcaatggccaagtggaGCAGGCTAATGCTGAAATACTTAGGGGGCTCAAGATTCGCACCTACAACGATCTTGAAAAGCATGGTGCGAAgtggaaccggaccacacccagccaaGCGACTGTggagacccctttcttcctggacTACGAGGCCGACGCATGCCtacccccggagatcaccatgggctcactACGAGTCCAAGCCTTCGATGAGGAATTGTAG